The genomic DNA TCATCCACCGTCGATGCGCCGGCTCCAAACCCGCCCGCGCAAAACGCACACCTTGCGTTGTTGTGAACACCCAAAATACAGCCAACAAAGCGAAGCCAGCAGTTCCAATGATGCCGTCTATTTGAAAAGCGATCAAAAAGCCGGATATGCCACCCAACAAAACCGCCAGCGCATATAGGCGACCGATACCGCGATGAACACTTAGGTAGCGATTGCGAAGCACCGGAATGATCTGGATCGATCCGAAAACTAAGGCGAGGGATGCCGCGGTAATATGCATCACGAACATCTGCCGTGCGTTGATCAACTGATGAGACATGGCAGAGAAAGCCAGGTCCAGACCA from Octadecabacter antarcticus 307 includes the following:
- a CDS encoding DUF2306 domain-containing protein, producing the protein MKPTDKVSISVLVITGILAALSTIRVFPLGLDLAFSAMSHQLINARQMFVMHITAASLALVFGSIQIIPVLRNRYLSVHRGIGRLYALAVLLGGISGFLIAFQIDGIIGTAGFALLAVFWVFTTTQGVRFARAGLEPAHRRWMTYSVALTFAAVSLRLQLLIFAVGLAMPYHQVYPFLAWSCWVPNTIFALWYVRRSTN